The sequence atcacgtcaattgtatgggtgcgcagtgctgctatttcggcgcgcacgaatttgacatttctcttccctacttctgtgtacgagattcgatgcgaactcgcctgagggcgccatgctcgcaaaaaatgttgttgccaatgatttgttcgggaaatgtgagagctggatatcttgttaatatgatgtctttgattgctACTAATCAATAATCATGGCAAAAATACGAGACCTACCGGAGGAGGTAAACTTATTACTTTATTCTGTATGATCAATGTGTATATTATTTTACGTTTTAGATACTAATACTGATCTTTAGCTTCTTGAAACTCCGCGACAGGAAAAAAGCCTCCCGCGTATCGCGACTTTGGAATCGATTGGCCTTCACAGATCGCCCTATGAAAACAATTTCGTTACATGTAGTAGATTATTTAGATTCAAAACAAAGAGGCATACTTCTTAAAAGTAACAGAAACTATCGTAATCTAACGCTAGAGTGGACTGAGGCATCCAAACTGCAATATTTTGCCGATATTTTGGAAAAGTTCGGCACCAACCTGTGCTCGTTAAAATTATCAACTTATGTGGTAACACCATTGATCCTTATCAGATTCCTGTTGAAAACACCAAACCTGAACGAGCTAATTATTGAAGGTTGCTTTTGCAGTGAAGGATGTAATATGCTATTTCCGAACTTTAAAAACTTGCGGATGCTAGAGTTGACTCAACGTGGTTTCGAAAACGAAGTATGCGCgttaataccacgtttattcCCAAGTCTGACGTCATTAGATCTGGTCATTGCCGAGGATGCCGCTTTCGAGCTGATACTATTCTATGGTAAACAGCTGAAGTGCCTTCACGTTCTCTTGGAATTTTCACATTTCCAGCAATTTTGCAGCCTGGATTGTTTGCAAAATTTGCAGCGAGTTCATGTCTACTGGCCACAACCGAGTGACTATCGGACTTCCGTGGATTGTTTTCAACAGATGAATTTACTTCAAAGTGCTTCTTTGACAGGGGCATTAAATGATACCACCTTTGAACTTGTTTGCACCAGGTGGAAACTGTTGGAACATCTGTGTGTCAACGTACAATCTATGGAAGcggcaacgtttcggaacatcaGCAAGCTACAAAAATTGACTACGCTTATGCTGCAGGGTTCGATTCGGGAGAATAACTTTATAAAAGATATAAAGCTACCAAAAGTAAAGCATTTAGTTCTAGATGGGGTGTCGACGTCTTACGATTTCTACGcgcatttgaatcattttgttcCGGCTATTGAAACTTTAAAAATATATGATCACACATTTGAAAATGCCCATCTTCGTTTACTTTCAAAAACCTTAATAAATCTTAGAGTACTTTCATTGGATTACTGTTACCAGGTAACT comes from Malaya genurostris strain Urasoe2022 chromosome 3, Malgen_1.1, whole genome shotgun sequence and encodes:
- the LOC131438539 gene encoding uncharacterized protein LOC131438539; its protein translation is MAKIRDLPEEILILIFSFLKLRDRKKASRVSRLWNRLAFTDRPMKTISLHVVDYLDSKQRGILLKSNRNYRNLTLEWTEASKLQYFADILEKFGTNLCSLKLSTYVVTPLILIRFLLKTPNLNELIIEGCFCSEGCNMLFPNFKNLRMLELTQRGFENEVCALIPRLFPSLTSLDLVIAEDAAFELILFYGKQLKCLHVLLEFSHFQQFCSLDCLQNLQRVHVYWPQPSDYRTSVDCFQQMNLLQSASLTGALNDTTFELVCTRWKLLEHLCVNVQSMEAATFRNISKLQKLTTLMLQGSIRENNFIKDIKLPKVKHLVLDGVSTSYDFYAHLNHFVPAIETLKIYDHTFENAHLRLLSKTLINLRVLSLDYCYQIKDDGFQFLNCLTKLLELRCWAIPVSENSFLSFPRCPSVRTLSVGGSGGITNKSLLDVPNRFPNLSELYIIDLIKVDEDTICTLQEQMKKCAIVKLQKPEPDRETEAAWKKCW